The Vicia villosa cultivar HV-30 ecotype Madison, WI unplaced genomic scaffold, Vvil1.0 ctg.000726F_1_1, whole genome shotgun sequence region GAGGGGTCTGCTGGCCTGCGTCTTGTAGAGGGTATTATTAGGGTGGCAGAGGAGACATTTTTGTACCGTAGAAACCGTTCCAGGACAGGTGTGGCACTCGACAGTGGAGACAGAGTAGCCAACAGACGACGCGGTGGATGTAGAGGCGGAGACGGGGCCAGAGGCAATAGAGAGGCGCAAGATGATGTCTGACACACACTGTAGTAATGCCTGTGATGTATttgatatatgtattttgatttcatttatgtaCGAGGTTTTGATATACGTATTCGACATTATTACTCGACGATTTATACGATGTGTTTTTTGTGTATTATTTACTATTGCGTTTATAATTGAATTTTCTATtgttgttataaaaattgagtttttgagtcAAATATTTGTCATTTGAAAATTTAGCAgactgttccgtagatgcatcggAACACTCTGTCTAAatatgttccgtagatgtacctacagaaagaaacaaattttttgaaaaaaaagatgctTTTCGAAAGTGCATTTACGAAAGCAGAGAGTAAAATTGAAATTTCGAAAGATGGCTCAAAGATTCAAGGGGTAGTAATTGTGTATATTATCATTGCATAATATAGGAGTAATGATATTATTATGCTAAAAGTGACAACTACACCCTAAATACAAtttcgtttttttattttatttaataatgatttttttcaatttttccaatgaaataaatataaatcccTGTTGTATTTTACTTGGTGTAAGACAGGTGTAAAAAATTTGGTGAAATCATAACACTCCTCGTGAATCgtgatataaatatataaataggaGTAGTTGTGTATATAATCATTGCTAGAGTTATATAAAGATATCAATAAAATAGGGAGTAGCTGTATATATAATCATTGCTAGAGGTATATAAAGATAGACCATTTCTTAACCCACCATTATGTTGCACTACCGAATTGATAAAATTATTTTCGTGTTTTTGTAGATGTATCTTcgaaagtattttattttaaaaaaaattggtttttttcgtagatggatctacggaaccCCTTAAAACACAGTGAAACGTGAATATAGTGaaatttgggattttcccaattaattgagaaaatctccaattaaattagaaattaattgagaatatccaaaattttcaattaattggaaaaaatcTTCCGTAGTTACATCTACGAAAAGGTTTGATATCTACAGAAACAGAAGGTAAAATTGAAATTTTGCGTGATATATAAGAGATCCATGAAGTTAGTTGTGAAATGGTCTAAATATCATTGATATTAGAGAATGTGCTTAAGAAtgttggttttttctttacccacctccctatgggggtcacccccagcgaaaaccccactttacccctgcttcggaaatgcatttccgaaatattttttttctaaacttttccagacttcgaaagtgcatttccgaaaaaatctcaaaaaatggaattttgattaattcggagatacatctccgaaaaaacaaaaaaaatttaaaaattccaaaaattaattttaggatattaattaattcacatatcataaatttgatataatttatgagtaatgaataataataataattatatattttgatataatttatgagttatgaataataattattatatatttatattctgatttatattttaaaatttaaaataattttaattaaaataattaaaataatttcacttacaaaatgagttataattttttatttatatatttataataattattatatatttacacaaaaaaaattaaaaaatgagtgttttaatttatatatttatataataattattatatatttatatatttatataataattattatatattaattataaatatatttatataataattataaaaattaaaaaaatgagtgttttaatttataataattattatatatttatatatttcacttacaaaattaataattattattatatatttatatatttctattctgattcataattaaaaataagttataattttttatttagttttaaaaaattaaaaaaaaaatttgtcttaattttatttaatgaataaattttatatttaactctatataattcaaaatttacttatgaaattaaaatgtttttgatttatataagttagtaaaataatttttaactttaaaattgtttaggaaattttgattcaccttcattttattgattcaccttaattttatacctattaattgtattgattcaccttgattttaattttttaataattattgaattctttcggaagtgtatatccgaaacattccaagaccaatttggtcttggaatatttcggatatgcatctccgaaaacacgcCCTCTcccaaaaggggtgttttcggaaatgcatctccgaaaattcaaaatgtggtgttttcgaaaatatatcttcgaaaacaccttttttttcgtgttttcgaaagtgcatttccgaaaacactttttttttcttaataaaagtacgttttcggaaatgtatttccgaaataaggggtattttgataaattcgccagaggtgattaagaaggttaggaggtgggtaaaaaaaTTCTGAGAATGTTTTATTTGGTATTGTGAGCATCGAAGAATAACTCTATAATAAAAGTAAGTCTTACATGGGCACATGGCTATAGGCACAAATTTTGGCAAACTCACCAAAAACTGAAATGTAAAATTAGTTTtcttattgttttaaaaataattataaaaaatcaaaagtaTAATTGATATAAGTGGATGTGCCTAAGAATTTTTTATTTGATCTTGTGACCATATAAGAAATTAAGAATAACTcatataataatgataataatgataaaaatttCAAAATGGCACTACGGGTGGAAGAGAAAAACACATGacaaacaaaaataagaaaacgAAAAAGCTATAAAGTTTGTTTACTAATATTGTTGAATAGGAAGCTTGTTTATAATTAGACCGTTAGGCAGTGCAAACACGTTGCTTTAAAAACTAAAGTTTTATTACCAAGCAGGCTTTTCCTAACATGCAAGAATACTTCTCCGGAAAAAAGAAAGTAGGTCCGACCGAGTCATTGGTGTTCTTCTTTCCGCGTTTGGTTCGTCCTTTACGCGTTTTCGGCTAATCATGGAATCATTGTCACTAACCATCTCAAATTTACAGAATTTGATTGTCACTAACCATCTAAAAAGTGGAATGGATTATATTCAAAACCAAAAAATAGGTTTCGTAATTTATTTTGACACGGTAATATTTATTACTATTAGTTCATGAATATTAACAGAATTGACTCATACTTCTCTAAATACTCTTTAAGCTTTAAActttatataatcataaaaaaaaaagctCAAAATATTCTGGATCATGAAAACAGTTaatcaataaaaatttaaaacatgttttttttaagcTAATCACGATTAACTGATTAAGATGCTTTTTAGGCTTTTATAAGTTATGACCCCACATTTTACTTTAAACTAAAGTTTGGAGACGTCGTTGAAAAGACTACCCCACCCCCCAACTACTACTAGTCATAAAAAAGGGCCATAAGTACAAAAACACAAATAACGCGGTTGACCTCTAAGACCCCAGAAACGGTAATACTCATTAAATTCCCACAACAAAATGAAGTAAGTAAGCTTAGCTCTTTCCACGAAATCTTCAAACTTGGTGTCTAGTTTAACTCCCTGCTTCTTAGAAACCTTCAATAACTCTCTCGCTGCTTACAAATACAAACCATTCTTTCATCCAaaacattttcatttcatcaTATCAGTTTAGGTTAAACTCATCAAATCGAGAAAAAAGACCGTTAAATTTGTTTTAGGATCCTTGCTTGGAGCCGTTGATGGAGAATTATCTGCAAGAGAATTTCGGAGGGGTGAAGTCCAAAAACTCCTCCGAAGAAGCTCTCAGAAGATGGAGAGATGTATGCGGATTCGTCAAGAATCCCAAAAGACGATTCCGTTTCACTGCAAATCTCTCCAAGAGAGAAGAAGCCGCCGCTATGCGTCGCACCAATCaggtttctatttttttatttatttttggataaactaattttatttattatttacacATGTTGGATGGCTCCAATGatattttagattaatttttagtaTAAATTGCCATTGGTTGCTTTTAATagtaaaaaaatgttaaaataatatttattgcaTATAGTTATGTGTGCATATTTGTCCTGTCGTTcattttttgagatattttttggactatTAGGCGTTATGTGAATCTTATGGGTCCACCTTAGACTGAGAGTTACAAATTATAATTTACAAAACAGAAAAAAAGACTTAGAAATTATTTGAAATTCAATCTTCCATAACGatttataagaagaaaaaaaaactaatatttcaCACTTAACCTCTTTACCGTTAGAGAATGCAATTTAATCGTATTGGTTTGAATAAAAATAGGgaaaaataattagttttattcTTACCAATTCTGAATAAAAGCATGAACTTGACCCTTAACCTTAAGAATTTGTTAATTCCAGATCTAGAGCATATCTAGTAgattatttagtaattaaaaaGTTGCTACATTCAATAAATGACAAACATAAATGCATAAATTAGCTAATGTAGAGTTTTACTAGCATTTTTGCTAGCATACAAGTTATAAAATGGaaacatttcaaaataattaTCGAAGCATCAGAAACTAACTGACCAACATTTTGATTACACGCCGAAAAAGACTAATATTTTGATCTTGCTTTCCTGTTGTAAGCTCGCTTATGATTCACTCATACTTATGTGCTCATTTACCGTATGAAAACTGTTTTTCTAAATAAAGAATTTGGAAGCACTTATAAAGTACTATAAACAGACATTCCTCAGTTTTCTCTTCAATACATAAAATGTGACATCTTGATGTTTTGTTTCTGAAAAGACTTGTTCTCTCCTTACTGCAGGAGAAGCTGAGGGTTGCAGTATTGGTTTCCAAAGCAGCATTTCAGTTTATCCAAGGTATGTTTTTTCAGAGCATTATTTCCATAGCTTACAAAAAATTAGAGGCAATATATTTACTTCCGATAATATCCACAGGCGCAAAaccaagtgattacaaagtgccGGAGTATGTTAAAGATGCAGGATTTCAAATCTGTGGCGATGAATTGGGGTCTATTGTAGAAGGCCATGATGTAAAGAAGTTGAAATATCATGGTAAGATTGATGGCATTGCAGAAAAACTTTGTACATCAACCACTGTTGGGATTAGCAATGAGACTGATTTACTGGATAAAAGACAAGAGATATATGGAATCAATAAATTCACTGAAAGTCAGGCTAAAAGCTTCTGGGTTTTTGTTTGGGAAGCACTTCAAGACATGACTCTCATGATACTTGGAGTGTGTGCTATTGTGTCTCTGATTGTTGGCATTGCAACAGAAGGATGGCCAAAGGGAGCTCATGATGGTCTTGGAATTGTTGCTAGTATCTTATTGGTTGTGTTTGTGACTGCAACAAGTGATTATCGTCAATCGTTACAGTTCAAAGATTTGgacaaggagaagaagaaaatttccATGCAGGTTACTAGAAACGGATATAGGCAGAAAATGTCTATATATGAATTACTTCCTGGCGATATCGTGCATCTTGCCATAGGTGACCAAGTCCCTGCTGATGGACTATTTGTTTCTGGATTTTCTCTGTTGATTGATGAGTCAAGTTTAACAGGAGAGAGTGAACCCGTGGTGGTGAATTCCGAAAATCCATTTCTTCTTTCAGGAACCAAGGTCCAAGATGGATCATGCAAGATGTTGATTACCACAGTTGGAATGAGGACTCAGTGGGGTAAGTTGATGGCTACTCTCAGTGAAGGTGGTGATGATGAAACCCCATTACAGGTGAAACTTAATGGAGTGGCAACCATTATTGGGAAAATAGGCCTATTCTTTGCAGTTGTCACTTTTGCTGTTCTTATGCAAGGACTTGTGAGCGCTAAACTCCAACAAGAAAGCTTCTGGAGCTGGAATGGGGATGATGCTCTGGAGATGTTGGAGTACTTTGCGATCGCAGTTACCATTGTTGTTGTGGCTGTTCCAGAAGGACTTCCATTAGCTGTGACATTGAGCCTTGCATTTGCTATGAAAAAAATGATGAACGACAAAGCCCTTGTCCGAAATTTGGCAGCATGTGAGACCATGGGATCAGCCACAACTATATGTAGTGACAAAACCGGGACACTAACAACCAATCACATGACTGTTGTGAAAACGTGCATTTGTATGAAAAGCAAGGAAGTGAGCAACAAGACTTCTACTTTGTGCTCTGAACTCCCAGAATCTTCTGTGAAACTGCTGCTACAGTCAATATTTAACAACACCGGAGGAGAGGTTGTGGTTAACAAACAAGGCAAACATGAGATTTTAGGGACCCCAACCGAGACTGCGATATTGGAATTTGGCTTGTCATTAGGTGGTGATTTTCAAGGAGAGAGACAAGCATGCAAGCTTGTTAAAGTTGAGCCATTCAACTCAACTAAGAAAAGAATGGGTGTAGTGGTGGAGCTCCCTAGTGGAGGGTTAAGAGCACACTGTAAAGGTGCTTCTGAAATAGTTCTTGCTGCTTGTGAGAAAGTTCTCAATTCAAATGGTGATGTTGTCCCACTTGATGAAGAATCAATTCACCATCTTCAGACTACAATAAACCAGTTTGCTAATGAGGCACTTAGAACTTTATGCCTTGCCTATATGGAATTAGAAAACGGGTTCTCTGCTGAAGACACCATTCCTGTTACTGGATTCACTTGTATAGGAGTTGTTGGTATCAAAGATCCCGTTCGTCCTGGTGTTAAGGAGTCTGTAGCACTATGTCGTTCAGCTGGAATAACCGTAAGAATGGTTACAGGAGACAATATTAACACTGCAAAGGCTATAGCTAGGGAATGTGGGATTTTAACCGATGATGGCATAGCCATTGAAGGTCCGGAATTTAGAGAGAAGAGTCTGGAAGAGTTGCTTGTGCTGATTCCCAAAATTCAGGTTTTTTTTACCTTCATCTATAGCCTACTTCTTGATTGCTTCTTTACCAATCTATCTTTCAGTTAAAGATGATTTATGGATGATACTTTAAGTAACATAAATGTTTATTTCCTTTTAGGTTATGGCTCGATCCTCGCCTTTAGACAAACATACATTGGTGAAACACCTGCGTACCACATTTGGGGAAGTTGTAGCTGTAACTGGTGATGGAACAAATGATGCCCCGGCCCTTCATGAAGCTGACATTGGACTTGCCATGGGCATTGCTGGAACTGAGGTGCGTGTCAAATATCTGATAGCAAATTAAAAGAAAAGGGGCAATACTACATTTTAGTCACTAATTAATTTTCTATTGCAACGATAATACAAGAGTCCTGCTAATCACTTTATATGTGCAGGTTGCAAAAGAAAGTGCAGATGTCATCATTCTGGATGATAACTTCTCGACAA contains the following coding sequences:
- the LOC131630709 gene encoding calcium-transporting ATPase 2, plasma membrane-type-like isoform X1, with amino-acid sequence MENYLQENFGGVKSKNSSEEALRRWRDVCGFVKNPKRRFRFTANLSKREEAAAMRRTNQEKLRVAVLVSKAAFQFIQGMFFQSIISIAYKKLEAIYLLPIISTGAKPSDYKVPEYVKDAGFQICGDELGSIVEGHDVKKLKYHGKIDGIAEKLCTSTTVGISNETDLLDKRQEIYGINKFTESQAKSFWVFVWEALQDMTLMILGVCAIVSLIVGIATEGWPKGAHDGLGIVASILLVVFVTATSDYRQSLQFKDLDKEKKKISMQVTRNGYRQKMSIYELLPGDIVHLAIGDQVPADGLFVSGFSLLIDESSLTGESEPVVVNSENPFLLSGTKVQDGSCKMLITTVGMRTQWGKLMATLSEGGDDETPLQVKLNGVATIIGKIGLFFAVVTFAVLMQGLVSAKLQQESFWSWNGDDALEMLEYFAIAVTIVVVAVPEGLPLAVTLSLAFAMKKMMNDKALVRNLAACETMGSATTICSDKTGTLTTNHMTVVKTCICMKSKEVSNKTSTLCSELPESSVKLLLQSIFNNTGGEVVVNKQGKHEILGTPTETAILEFGLSLGGDFQGERQACKLVKVEPFNSTKKRMGVVVELPSGGLRAHCKGASEIVLAACEKVLNSNGDVVPLDEESIHHLQTTINQFANEALRTLCLAYMELENGFSAEDTIPVTGFTCIGVVGIKDPVRPGVKESVALCRSAGITVRMVTGDNINTAKAIARECGILTDDGIAIEGPEFREKSLEELLVLIPKIQVMARSSPLDKHTLVKHLRTTFGEVVAVTGDGTNDAPALHEADIGLAMGIAGTEVAKESADVIILDDNFSTIVTVAKWGRSVYVNIQKFVQFQLTVNVVALIVNFTSACLTGSAPLTAVQLLWVNMIMDTLGALALATEPPNDDLMKRSPVGRKGNFISNVMWRNIMGQSLYQFMVIWLLQSKGKSMFALDGPNSDLVLNTLIFNSFVLCQVFNEINSREMEKINVFKGILDNYVFVGVISATIFFQIIIVEYLGTFANTTPLTLVQWFSCLFVGFMGMPLAARLKKIPV
- the LOC131630709 gene encoding calcium-transporting ATPase 2, plasma membrane-type-like isoform X2, whose product is MENYLQENFGGVKSKNSSEEALRRWRDVCGFVKNPKRRFRFTANLSKREEAAAMRRTNQEKLRVAVLVSKAAFQFIQGAKPSDYKVPEYVKDAGFQICGDELGSIVEGHDVKKLKYHGKIDGIAEKLCTSTTVGISNETDLLDKRQEIYGINKFTESQAKSFWVFVWEALQDMTLMILGVCAIVSLIVGIATEGWPKGAHDGLGIVASILLVVFVTATSDYRQSLQFKDLDKEKKKISMQVTRNGYRQKMSIYELLPGDIVHLAIGDQVPADGLFVSGFSLLIDESSLTGESEPVVVNSENPFLLSGTKVQDGSCKMLITTVGMRTQWGKLMATLSEGGDDETPLQVKLNGVATIIGKIGLFFAVVTFAVLMQGLVSAKLQQESFWSWNGDDALEMLEYFAIAVTIVVVAVPEGLPLAVTLSLAFAMKKMMNDKALVRNLAACETMGSATTICSDKTGTLTTNHMTVVKTCICMKSKEVSNKTSTLCSELPESSVKLLLQSIFNNTGGEVVVNKQGKHEILGTPTETAILEFGLSLGGDFQGERQACKLVKVEPFNSTKKRMGVVVELPSGGLRAHCKGASEIVLAACEKVLNSNGDVVPLDEESIHHLQTTINQFANEALRTLCLAYMELENGFSAEDTIPVTGFTCIGVVGIKDPVRPGVKESVALCRSAGITVRMVTGDNINTAKAIARECGILTDDGIAIEGPEFREKSLEELLVLIPKIQVMARSSPLDKHTLVKHLRTTFGEVVAVTGDGTNDAPALHEADIGLAMGIAGTEVAKESADVIILDDNFSTIVTVAKWGRSVYVNIQKFVQFQLTVNVVALIVNFTSACLTGSAPLTAVQLLWVNMIMDTLGALALATEPPNDDLMKRSPVGRKGNFISNVMWRNIMGQSLYQFMVIWLLQSKGKSMFALDGPNSDLVLNTLIFNSFVLCQVFNEINSREMEKINVFKGILDNYVFVGVISATIFFQIIIVEYLGTFANTTPLTLVQWFSCLFVGFMGMPLAARLKKIPV